The following proteins come from a genomic window of Methylorubrum populi:
- a CDS encoding electron transfer flavoprotein subunit beta produces MKIAVLLSAGLHPVSGAPVLPRIEAQAIRMAAGLGDVSEVFGLHAGPDAAAIAEALGQGLERIEHIAVAAGDDPVPALAARLAACAPDIVLAGRRSQGGEESGLVPYALARALARPLVSDVVAAAREVDGALRLDQSLGRGALRRVLMQGPVVVTCHPDAPAPLAYAYGRARRGRVAAFAVAPAAIPGPVLAVEERPYRRRPKIVKGAPAGGSAAERLRAATGESGAAASGRLLIQPDPEDAAREILAYLRQIGVLAAPAAPKT; encoded by the coding sequence ATGAAGATCGCGGTCCTTCTCTCCGCCGGGCTTCATCCCGTCTCCGGAGCGCCGGTGCTGCCGCGGATCGAGGCGCAGGCGATCCGAATGGCCGCCGGCCTCGGCGACGTCTCCGAAGTCTTCGGCCTGCATGCCGGGCCGGACGCCGCCGCAATCGCCGAGGCGCTGGGCCAGGGCCTCGAGCGCATCGAGCACATCGCCGTCGCGGCCGGCGACGATCCGGTGCCGGCGCTCGCCGCGCGGCTCGCGGCGTGCGCCCCCGACATCGTCCTGGCCGGGCGGCGCAGCCAGGGCGGCGAGGAGAGCGGCCTCGTGCCCTACGCCCTGGCCCGCGCCCTCGCGCGCCCCCTGGTGTCCGACGTGGTCGCGGCGGCGCGCGAGGTCGACGGCGCCCTGCGCTTGGACCAGAGCCTCGGCCGCGGCGCCCTGCGCCGTGTGTTGATGCAAGGGCCGGTCGTCGTCACCTGCCACCCGGACGCCCCCGCCCCGCTTGCCTATGCCTACGGCCGGGCCCGCCGCGGCCGAGTCGCGGCATTTGCGGTCGCGCCGGCCGCGATCCCGGGGCCCGTCCTCGCGGTGGAGGAGCGGCCCTATCGCCGCCGGCCCAAGATCGTGAAGGGCGCGCCCGCGGGCGGCTCGGCGGCGGAGCGGCTGAGGGCGGCCACCGGCGAGTCCGGTGCGGCCGCGAGCGGCCGGCTCCTGATCCAGCCCGATCCCGAGGACGCGGCGCGCGAGATCCTGGCCTATCTCCGGCAGATCGGCGTCCTC
- a CDS encoding electron transfer flavoprotein subunit alpha/FixB family protein, which translates to MSRPRRDPRAERAAAFLAGEGPRPRYDRTRRATGSGRPRRDPRAERAAQRVGAGVRLRYDLSQIGRPVGEAVTAAPRSAPVAEAPKTVVVETPAFLVAVVPDAPGGRLSGHDRQVLGAARALAGREGAVAVIVEGACEGLGAAGTDRVLRLEPAESYDPAGRAARIETALASLGARHALFPESLDGGDLARRIAVSLDEALFTHAEVVTAKGLVRPARGRRVEQSLAPPRLATVAPDAVADYAGPPREARAVPFEGVTPPETPKTIVSSTRIPADPATVPLSLAEFVVSAGNGLTDLDTFRQVVSALHATPGASRVLCDAGLMPRQTQVGASGTVLAATCYFALGISGAPQHLQGVAGCEHVVAVNTDLHAAMIERAGLAVVQDAQAVMPALLRLLAAEAGREAGGTS; encoded by the coding sequence CCGCGACCCGCGGGCCGAGCGGGCGGCCGCCTTCCTCGCCGGCGAGGGCCCCCGTCCCCGCTACGACCGCACGCGCCGGGCGACCGGTTCCGGCCGGCCGCGCCGCGATCCGCGGGCCGAGCGCGCGGCGCAGCGCGTCGGCGCCGGGGTCCGGCTGCGCTACGACCTCAGCCAGATCGGCCGCCCGGTCGGCGAGGCCGTCACCGCCGCACCCCGGTCCGCGCCCGTCGCCGAGGCGCCGAAGACCGTCGTCGTCGAGACGCCCGCCTTCCTTGTCGCGGTGGTGCCGGACGCGCCCGGCGGCCGCCTCTCGGGCCACGACCGGCAGGTGCTCGGCGCGGCCCGGGCGCTCGCCGGCCGCGAGGGCGCCGTCGCGGTCATCGTGGAAGGCGCCTGCGAGGGACTCGGCGCGGCGGGCACCGACCGGGTGCTCCGGCTCGAGCCCGCGGAGAGCTACGATCCGGCGGGCCGGGCCGCCAGGATCGAGACGGCGCTCGCGAGCCTGGGAGCGCGCCACGCCCTGTTCCCGGAATCCCTCGACGGCGGCGATCTCGCCCGGCGCATCGCGGTGAGCCTGGATGAGGCGCTTTTCACCCATGCCGAGGTGGTGACCGCGAAGGGGCTCGTCCGCCCGGCCCGGGGCCGCCGGGTCGAGCAGAGCCTCGCACCACCCCGCCTTGCCACCGTGGCGCCGGACGCGGTCGCCGACTATGCCGGCCCGCCGCGGGAGGCCCGCGCCGTCCCCTTCGAGGGGGTGACGCCGCCGGAAACGCCGAAAACCATCGTGTCGTCGACGCGCATCCCGGCCGACCCGGCGACGGTGCCGCTGTCGCTCGCCGAATTCGTGGTGTCGGCCGGCAACGGTCTGACCGATCTCGACACCTTCCGGCAGGTGGTGAGCGCGCTCCACGCGACGCCGGGCGCGAGCCGCGTGCTGTGCGATGCCGGCCTGATGCCGCGCCAGACCCAGGTCGGCGCCTCGGGCACGGTGCTCGCGGCGACCTGCTATTTCGCGCTGGGCATCTCCGGCGCGCCGCAGCACCTCCAGGGCGTCGCCGGCTGCGAGCACGTGGTGGCGGTCAACACCGATCTGCACGCGGCGATGATCGAGCGGGCGGGGCTGGCCGTGGTGCAGGACGCGCAGGCGGTGATGCCGGCCCTGCTCCGGCTGCTCGCCGCGGAAGCGGGTCGGGAGGCCGGGGGAACGTCATGA